The following coding sequences lie in one uncultured Bacteroides sp. genomic window:
- a CDS encoding TolC family protein: protein MKNQVIVCILFLASSGVPAQNKDLDYFIQKAKVNSPLLYELGNKVKITELDSLKTRATYNPMVSAVSNVIFSPTYKGFGYDTAISNGQNVEALLTVSKQLISRQNLKTRLNNYKLDKKSIENQTRLSTDIVEKTVTEQYITTFLNQQLLHLSNEIIGFLQKEDKILRKLAKNSNIKQTDYLNFKVTLQQTLFNNEQQRSLWMNNLSTLNYLSGIDNGGTDSIVTPAIKLPAVASFEESYYGRNNAIDSLKNKNNEQLINLNYKPQISVFANGGYSSSFMTSPYKNLGVSMGVSINLPLYDGKQRKMSLMQNELNDQNRKRYHDADKQHYTLQKQELLRQIERCDKLTSMTPEQFKYTKALVDANALLLGTGEVSMTDFLLSITNYMNIRTIDIQNKANKQLLINQLNHLILP, encoded by the coding sequence ATGAAGAATCAAGTAATAGTCTGTATTTTATTTTTAGCTTCATCAGGAGTTCCAGCTCAGAACAAAGATCTGGACTATTTTATTCAGAAGGCTAAAGTAAACAGTCCGTTGCTTTATGAACTGGGGAACAAGGTGAAAATCACAGAACTAGACAGCTTAAAAACAAGGGCGACATATAATCCTATGGTATCGGCTGTCTCTAATGTAATATTTTCCCCAACTTATAAGGGATTTGGATATGATACAGCTATATCCAACGGGCAAAATGTGGAAGCCTTGCTTACCGTTAGTAAGCAACTAATAAGTCGGCAGAATCTAAAAACGAGATTGAATAATTACAAATTAGATAAGAAAAGCATAGAAAATCAGACACGACTGTCTACTGACATAGTTGAAAAGACAGTTACCGAGCAATACATAACTACCTTTCTTAATCAGCAACTGCTACATTTATCCAATGAGATAATCGGCTTTCTGCAAAAAGAAGACAAAATACTCAGGAAACTGGCAAAGAATTCAAATATAAAACAGACAGATTATCTTAATTTCAAGGTCACATTACAACAAACCCTCTTTAATAATGAACAACAGCGTTCACTGTGGATGAATAATCTAAGTACGTTGAACTATCTTAGTGGTATTGACAATGGAGGAACGGATTCAATTGTTACACCGGCTATCAAATTACCGGCTGTAGCTTCTTTTGAAGAGAGTTATTACGGTAGAAACAATGCTATTGACAGTTTGAAAAACAAGAATAACGAGCAACTTATAAATCTTAACTATAAACCTCAAATATCCGTATTTGCCAATGGCGGATACTCATCTTCGTTCATGACCAGTCCGTATAAGAATTTGGGCGTCAGTATGGGCGTCAGCATTAATCTTCCGCTCTATGATGGGAAACAAAGAAAAATGTCATTGATGCAAAACGAATTGAATGATCAGAATCGTAAAAGATACCATGACGCAGATAAACAGCACTATACTCTTCAGAAGCAGGAACTCCTGCGACAAATAGAACGTTGCGACAAACTTACTTCCATGACTCCCGAACAGTTTAAATATACCAAAGCTCTGGTTGATGCAAATGCTCTTTTACTTGGCACGGGAGAAGTGAGTATGACCGATTTTCTTTTATCTATCACTAATTACATGAACATAAGAACAATTGACATCCAGAATAAAGCTAATAAACAGTTGTTAATTAATCAATTGAACCATTTAATTTTACCTTGA
- a CDS encoding HlyD family efflux transporter periplasmic adaptor subunit, which translates to MKIKIITLLSLAGTLVYGCGAKDPASSSEETQKPTTPVTVSSPEITSMQDEITLNATSVYILKTDIKANINGYIVKPGIQLGDKVSKGEVLFRLQTKEAKSLGNEVNKLDPSFHFTGLNNIVCPTSGYVVMSNHQKGDYVQEGEILATISDRNSFGFVLSLPYELNGVLNNNKEICITLPDGKKVTAVVNKIMPELDSASQTQRVFLKIKQPVNLPENLVAKAALVKSKIAKAITLPKQAILSDENQSSFWVMKLINNTTAVRVNIKKGIEKGNRVQITEPLFTERDRIITTGNYGLADTAKVSVQIKNTQVR; encoded by the coding sequence ATGAAAATAAAAATAATCACTTTGTTGTCACTGGCCGGAACATTGGTTTATGGCTGTGGTGCAAAAGATCCAGCTTCCTCTTCAGAAGAGACCCAGAAACCAACTACACCTGTTACTGTTTCTAGTCCCGAAATAACATCAATGCAAGACGAAATTACCCTGAATGCAACTTCTGTTTATATATTGAAAACGGATATCAAAGCCAATATTAACGGATATATTGTAAAGCCGGGCATTCAGCTTGGAGATAAAGTAAGTAAAGGTGAAGTTTTATTCCGGTTGCAAACAAAGGAAGCTAAAAGCTTAGGCAATGAGGTGAATAAATTAGATCCATCTTTTCACTTTACAGGTTTAAACAATATTGTCTGCCCAACCAGTGGTTATGTGGTTATGTCCAATCACCAGAAAGGAGACTATGTTCAGGAAGGTGAGATTCTGGCTACAATTAGTGATCGAAATAGCTTTGGCTTTGTATTGAGTTTGCCTTATGAACTTAATGGGGTTTTGAATAATAATAAAGAAATATGCATTACTTTACCGGATGGAAAAAAGGTTACCGCAGTTGTAAATAAAATAATGCCCGAACTGGATAGTGCTTCACAAACTCAGCGAGTCTTTTTAAAAATAAAACAGCCAGTCAACCTTCCAGAGAATCTTGTTGCAAAAGCTGCATTAGTTAAAAGTAAGATTGCAAAAGCAATTACTTTGCCAAAACAAGCTATCTTATCGGATGAAAATCAGTCTTCATTCTGGGTTATGAAACTTATAAATAACACTACGGCTGTACGGGTGAATATAAAAAAGGGCATCGAAAAAGGTAACCGTGTTCAGATCACAGAGCCTCTGTTTACAGAAAGAGACAGAATTATAACAACCGGTAATTACGGTTTAGCTGACACTGCAAAAGTATCTGTTCAAATAAAAAATACTCAGGTAAGATGA
- a CDS encoding efflux RND transporter permease subunit, protein MKRDFFYTYKTPLLVIVVLILFGGAFSLLKIKTSLFPQVTFPKIKVIAEAGQQPVDLMAVSVTRPLENAIKKVADLKSVRSTTSRGSCEISAFVDWKADVNIAQQQVESRINEIRNQLPQNTNITVEKMDPSILAVMGYSLNSNKRSNIELKQLALYTIKPFLSQVEGVSEIRIIGGETKEYWVNLDKEKMSQLGLTPSAVKERMNNTNFLLANGYLSDYRLMYLSVTDARIMNLEQLGNTVIKNDGKRIIKLNDIAKVEIHKAKEYIKTNANGKESVLIAVIQQPNANVSDISSNMEKQLEKLKIIIPSDVQIKPYYVQADFVNDSIRSVTDCLFIGLFLAIIVVVGFLKSWRASLTILITIPVTLGLTLLVLYATGQTFNIMTLGAIAASVGLIIDDAIVVVEQIHRTHEENPDESDNVVVHKAIKYLFKAMIGSSMSTIVIFVPFMLMTGVAGAYFKVMTNTMIITLICSFLATWILLPVVYLFLGRKVRYKEQENHEVKERRWVGYFISRPYYSIAFIVVIIAMAAYAIPNLETGFLPEMDEGSIVMDYASPPGTTLEETDNMLVKIEQALVKIPEVETYSRRTGTQMGFFITEPNTGDYLIQLKKNRGRTTDEVINDIRSKIESTQPALRVDFGQVIGDMLGDLMSSVQPIEVKIFGPDQDIIQKYAKSVAKLVNKIPGTADVFNGIVIAGPSIAIVPDFQKLAQYNISPTDFQFQLQTVMEGNEAGTVFDKQQLTPIRLIYNSNNGVSAQDIENSQIFLPNGQQKLLKEFARVDIKSGSNEIQREDLQTMGVITARLDKGDLGGTMKSIQNEIRHHISLPKGYSITYGGAYAQQQQSFKELLLILILSCMLVFTVILFMFRDLKVAFTILLVSVLGICGSYILLYITGTALNVGSYTGIIMMVGIIGENAIFTYLQYHESLLAMSRKHALIYAISTRLRPKLMTAIGAVIALLPLAMGIGTGAQLHQPLAIAVIGGFIVALPLLLIVLPTFIYRIKPSHT, encoded by the coding sequence ATGAAAAGAGACTTCTTTTACACTTATAAAACGCCGTTGCTTGTTATCGTGGTACTTATTCTCTTTGGTGGAGCGTTCTCCCTATTGAAAATAAAGACCTCACTATTTCCGCAAGTAACCTTCCCGAAAATAAAAGTGATAGCCGAAGCCGGACAGCAACCTGTTGACCTAATGGCTGTAAGCGTAACCCGCCCCCTCGAAAATGCAATAAAGAAAGTAGCAGATTTGAAGTCTGTACGCAGTACCACAAGCCGGGGAAGTTGTGAAATATCAGCTTTTGTAGATTGGAAAGCAGATGTAAATATCGCACAACAGCAAGTGGAATCCAGAATAAATGAAATAAGAAATCAACTTCCCCAGAATACAAACATTACTGTGGAGAAAATGGATCCATCCATCTTAGCTGTCATGGGATATTCACTCAACAGTAACAAGCGGAGCAACATTGAACTAAAACAATTGGCACTTTACACTATCAAGCCTTTTCTATCTCAGGTTGAAGGAGTCAGTGAAATAAGGATAATCGGAGGAGAGACAAAAGAGTACTGGGTTAATCTGGACAAAGAGAAGATGTCTCAACTGGGGTTAACTCCATCTGCGGTTAAGGAAAGAATGAATAATACTAACTTTTTATTGGCAAACGGATATCTCTCTGATTACAGACTTATGTACCTATCTGTAACAGATGCCCGGATTATGAACCTGGAGCAACTGGGAAACACTGTAATCAAGAATGATGGAAAGCGGATTATCAAGTTAAATGATATTGCCAAAGTGGAGATACACAAGGCGAAAGAATATATCAAGACCAATGCAAATGGAAAAGAGAGCGTACTGATAGCAGTTATTCAACAACCTAATGCAAATGTATCAGATATTTCTTCCAATATGGAAAAACAATTGGAGAAACTAAAGATAATTATTCCTTCCGATGTGCAGATTAAGCCTTATTATGTGCAGGCAGACTTTGTAAATGATAGTATCAGGAGTGTAACTGATTGTTTATTTATTGGTCTTTTCCTGGCCATTATAGTAGTGGTTGGCTTCTTGAAATCATGGAGAGCGAGTTTAACTATCCTGATTACTATTCCTGTCACACTGGGATTAACTTTACTAGTTCTTTACGCCACCGGGCAAACTTTTAATATCATGACTTTAGGTGCTATTGCTGCGTCTGTAGGGTTGATAATAGACGATGCCATTGTGGTGGTTGAGCAGATTCACCGGACACATGAAGAGAATCCTGATGAATCAGACAATGTTGTAGTTCATAAAGCCATAAAATACTTGTTTAAGGCAATGATAGGTTCTTCTATGAGCACGATTGTTATCTTTGTCCCTTTTATGCTGATGACGGGTGTGGCCGGTGCATACTTTAAGGTAATGACCAACACTATGATCATTACATTGATTTGCTCTTTCCTGGCAACCTGGATTTTGTTGCCTGTTGTCTATCTATTCCTTGGAAGAAAAGTGAGATACAAAGAACAGGAAAACCACGAAGTAAAAGAACGGAGATGGGTGGGTTACTTTATTTCAAGGCCTTATTATAGTATTGCTTTTATAGTTGTAATTATTGCTATGGCAGCCTATGCAATACCTAATCTGGAAACCGGATTTCTGCCGGAAATGGACGAAGGAAGTATTGTGATGGATTATGCGTCACCTCCGGGAACAACATTGGAAGAGACTGATAATATGTTGGTTAAAATAGAACAAGCCTTGGTTAAAATACCCGAAGTAGAAACATACAGCAGACGTACAGGCACTCAAATGGGATTCTTTATTACTGAACCAAATACCGGCGATTATCTTATTCAGCTAAAGAAAAACAGAGGGCGGACTACAGATGAAGTAATAAATGATATCCGGTCAAAGATAGAATCTACCCAACCGGCCTTACGCGTAGACTTTGGACAGGTGATTGGAGATATGTTGGGCGACTTAATGAGTTCAGTTCAACCTATTGAAGTTAAGATCTTCGGTCCGGATCAGGATATTATTCAGAAATATGCTAAATCAGTAGCAAAATTGGTTAATAAAATACCCGGAACAGCGGATGTGTTCAATGGAATTGTTATTGCCGGCCCTTCTATTGCTATTGTTCCCGATTTCCAGAAACTGGCACAGTATAACATTTCTCCAACTGACTTTCAATTTCAGCTACAGACAGTTATGGAAGGAAATGAGGCAGGAACTGTTTTCGATAAGCAGCAACTTACCCCAATCCGACTGATTTATAATTCTAACAACGGTGTTTCGGCTCAAGATATAGAAAATAGTCAGATATTTCTTCCAAACGGACAACAAAAGTTGCTAAAGGAATTTGCTCGTGTAGACATAAAATCGGGTTCAAATGAGATACAACGGGAGGATTTGCAAACGATGGGTGTTATAACCGCTCGACTTGATAAAGGTGATTTGGGAGGAACGATGAAAAGTATACAAAATGAAATACGACACCACATCTCTCTGCCCAAAGGATATTCAATTACTTACGGAGGGGCTTATGCTCAGCAACAGCAATCATTCAAAGAATTACTGTTGATCTTAATATTGTCATGTATGCTTGTATTTACAGTAATACTATTTATGTTCAGAGATCTTAAAGTAGCCTTTACTATTTTACTGGTATCAGTTCTGGGTATTTGCGGAAGCTATATATTGCTCTATATTACAGGTACGGCACTTAATGTAGGAAGTTATACCGGAATTATTATGATGGTGGGGATTATTGGAGAGAATGCCATCTTTACTTATCTGCAATACCACGAAAGTTTATTGGCGATGAGCCGAAAACATGCGCTGATTTACGCTATTAGTACAAGACTTCGCCCCAAACTTATGACAGCAATCGGTGCAGTCATCGCACTTTTGCCTTTAGCCATGGGAATAGGGACTGGAGCACAACTCCATCAGCCTCTTGCCATAGCAGTTATTGGCGGGTTTATAGTGGCTTTGCCTTTGCTGTTGATCGTGTTGCCCACATTTATTTATCGGATAAAACCATCACATACTTAA
- a CDS encoding RNA polymerase sigma factor, which produces MNLEQFKINVLPLREKLFNYSRKMTEETSDAEDIVQEAFLKLWRMREKLDEYRSIDALATEIVKNLCIDRWKSPAHASVGLDEIKTLSGWDNPERILVEHDQVRLIGKIMETLPPLQQTIIRMKDIEGYESEEIAEITGCDIQAVRMNLSRARKRVREVFLQLTNERKENKDENRRFA; this is translated from the coding sequence ATGAATCTCGAACAATTCAAAATAAACGTGTTGCCACTTCGTGAAAAGCTATTTAATTATTCACGAAAGATGACTGAAGAAACCTCCGATGCAGAAGATATTGTGCAGGAGGCTTTTCTTAAGCTTTGGCGCATGCGTGAAAAACTGGACGAGTATCGCAGCATTGATGCACTAGCCACAGAGATTGTAAAGAATCTCTGTATTGACAGATGGAAATCGCCGGCTCATGCATCTGTGGGACTTGATGAGATCAAAACTCTCTCTGGATGGGATAATCCCGAACGAATACTTGTGGAACATGACCAAGTGCGGTTAATCGGGAAGATAATGGAGACTCTCCCACCCTTACAGCAAACAATCATCCGGATGAAAGACATAGAAGGGTATGAATCGGAGGAGATTGCTGAAATAACCGGTTGTGATATTCAGGCAGTAAGAATGAACTTGTCGAGAGCAAGAAAAAGAGTCAGGGAGGTGTTCCTGCAATTAACAAATGAGAGAAAGGAGAATAAAGATGAAAATAGACGATTTGCTTAA
- a CDS encoding OmpA family protein — translation MKKSRILYLLLFLFVFANADGQGWLKKLGNKVVDKVEKKAEKKTDQAIDKELDNGQKATNKSNGNNKGTKDVSTESSEKGKLESFTQYDFVPGDKIIFFEDFSQDLIGDFPAQWTGNSTGEVKKLNIAPGNWLHMNGKDAVYCYTKKIAFPDNFIFEFDFVPDKDYSRGTMLNIYEDDPARPQEINDDAWPGLHGLKIIIAENEWETIGYKSGSENLTGSSNTNPVIAEKVNHVIIWVQKRRVRIYHQGAKVLDIPTNIHSTTKFNKIVFNGWDRNSHPYITNLKVTTASPDTRSKLLTEGKVISYGIYFDSGKDIVKPESYGSIREIANVLNENPTVRIKVTGHTDSDGDDALNLDLSKRRAANVKQYLIDEFKIDGSRIETDGKGESAPIADNNSAENKAKNRRVEFTKL, via the coding sequence ATGAAAAAAAGTAGAATATTGTATCTTCTTTTGTTCCTGTTTGTGTTTGCAAATGCAGATGGGCAAGGCTGGTTAAAGAAATTAGGAAATAAGGTTGTGGACAAGGTTGAGAAGAAAGCCGAAAAGAAAACAGACCAAGCTATTGACAAAGAGCTTGATAATGGGCAAAAAGCTACAAATAAAAGTAACGGCAATAATAAAGGTACTAAAGATGTTTCCACAGAATCTTCAGAAAAAGGAAAACTGGAAAGCTTCACTCAATATGATTTTGTTCCTGGAGATAAAATCATATTTTTCGAAGACTTTTCACAAGATCTCATAGGCGATTTTCCTGCACAATGGACAGGTAACAGCACCGGAGAAGTTAAAAAGTTAAATATTGCACCTGGAAACTGGTTGCATATGAATGGAAAAGATGCTGTTTACTGTTACACAAAAAAGATTGCTTTCCCCGACAACTTTATATTTGAATTCGATTTTGTTCCGGATAAAGATTATTCCCGCGGAACAATGCTGAATATTTACGAAGATGATCCGGCAAGACCACAGGAGATAAACGATGATGCATGGCCGGGACTTCATGGTTTAAAAATCATAATAGCAGAGAATGAATGGGAAACTATCGGATACAAATCAGGAAGTGAAAACCTTACTGGCTCATCAAATACAAATCCGGTGATTGCCGAAAAGGTAAATCATGTAATTATCTGGGTACAAAAAAGAAGAGTGCGGATTTATCATCAGGGAGCAAAGGTTCTTGATATTCCAACCAACATCCACAGCACTACAAAGTTCAACAAGATAGTCTTTAATGGATGGGATCGTAACAGCCATCCATACATCACCAACCTTAAGGTCACAACTGCCTCTCCCGACACAAGAAGCAAACTGTTAACCGAAGGAAAGGTTATTTCCTATGGCATCTATTTTGATTCAGGAAAAGATATAGTAAAGCCGGAATCTTATGGTTCAATCCGGGAAATAGCCAATGTTCTGAATGAGAACCCAACGGTGAGAATAAAAGTCACTGGGCATACAGACAGTGATGGCGATGACGCACTTAATCTGGATTTATCAAAACGAAGAGCTGCTAATGTTAAACAATACCTGATTGACGAGTTCAAGATTGACGGATCCAGAATTGAAACGGATGGAAAAGGAGAAAGTGCACCTATTGCAGACAATAACAGCGCTGAGAACAAAGCAAAAAACAGAAGAGTAGAATTTACCAAACTGTAA
- a CDS encoding response regulator transcription factor, with protein sequence MKLLIIEDERELSHGIATYLTAEKYLCEQAFTFDEAIEKVSLYSYDCILLDLMLPGGSGLDVLKEIKRQNNPAGVIIISAKDSLDDKVRGLKIGADDYLPKPFHLPELSVRIYALIRRRQFSSNNTLTINNLTIDLLNKEVKANGQIINLTKTEYGLLLFLIGNKNRVVSKSALAEHLSGDMADMLDSQSFVYAHIKNLKAKLAETGCPDYIKNIYGTGYKWIE encoded by the coding sequence ATGAAGCTATTAATCATAGAAGATGAACGCGAACTTTCACATGGAATCGCAACTTACCTTACCGCAGAGAAATATCTTTGCGAACAGGCCTTTACGTTTGATGAAGCCATAGAAAAAGTTAGTCTCTACTCTTATGATTGTATTTTGCTGGATTTAATGTTACCCGGAGGAAGCGGACTTGATGTGCTCAAAGAAATAAAAAGGCAGAACAATCCGGCAGGTGTGATAATTATCTCTGCAAAAGATTCGTTGGACGATAAAGTTCGCGGATTGAAGATTGGTGCAGATGATTATCTTCCCAAGCCTTTTCATCTTCCTGAACTAAGTGTGCGCATCTATGCTCTTATTCGTCGCCGTCAATTCTCCAGTAACAATACACTAACAATCAATAATCTGACTATTGATTTACTTAACAAAGAAGTGAAAGCGAACGGACAGATTATTAATCTGACCAAAACGGAATATGGGCTTCTTTTATTTCTCATAGGGAATAAGAATAGAGTTGTTTCTAAAAGTGCTCTTGCAGAACACCTTAGTGGTGATATGGCAGACATGCTCGACAGCCAGAGTTTTGTCTATGCTCATATCAAGAATCTTAAAGCGAAACTTGCTGAGACAGGCTGCCCGGATTATATTAAAAATATTTATGGAACCGGATACAAATGGATAGAATGA
- a CDS encoding DUF4251 domain-containing protein, whose product MKATRLFICMFTLLLIGISPMSGQTKKQKKEETQKAIRELVEAQKIKVEVNTAYPMRGSSKNLTTNYSVEIRNDSVFSYLPYFGIAYSVPYGGGKGLIFNERITEYKLTFDKKGTANIRFKTRTDEDSFVYSLSISTSGWADVNVTPTNRQAIWFRGSFIYDKPSKKPAK is encoded by the coding sequence ATGAAAGCAACAAGATTATTTATTTGTATGTTTACCCTCCTGTTAATAGGTATTTCTCCGATGAGTGGCCAGACAAAAAAGCAAAAAAAAGAAGAAACTCAGAAAGCAATCAGAGAATTGGTAGAAGCTCAGAAAATAAAGGTAGAAGTAAATACAGCTTACCCCATGAGAGGGTCAAGCAAAAACCTTACAACGAACTACTCTGTAGAAATTCGTAACGATTCTGTTTTCTCTTATCTACCATATTTTGGCATTGCTTACAGCGTGCCTTATGGAGGAGGCAAAGGATTGATTTTTAATGAACGAATAACCGAATACAAACTAACTTTCGACAAGAAAGGCACAGCTAATATTCGTTTCAAGACTCGTACAGATGAAGATAGTTTTGTCTATTCACTCTCAATTTCTACTTCAGGATGGGCAGATGTAAATGTAACGCCAACAAACCGTCAGGCAATTTGGTTCCGTGGAAGCTTTATTTATGATAAGCCCTCAAAAAAGCCTGCAAAGTAA
- a CDS encoding Yip1 family protein: MNTIERVKKILLSPKTEWTVIDAEEIPASKLLSSYLILLALIPAIGWFIGYGLVGYNVLGAHIGSISAGIRQAVISFVGTIASAYITAYIITKLANKFESKGDFNKAFQLVAYSYTPMGVAGILYIFPALSSFAAILGLYGLYILYVGIAPMMKTPEEKITPYFLSTIISVILIFLLLSMVLGALYI, translated from the coding sequence ATGAACACAATTGAACGGGTAAAAAAGATTCTGCTTTCTCCAAAAACAGAATGGACAGTTATTGACGCTGAAGAAATACCGGCAAGCAAGCTTTTATCGTCGTATCTGATCTTATTGGCACTGATACCTGCCATAGGCTGGTTTATTGGTTACGGACTTGTTGGATACAATGTATTAGGTGCACACATCGGGTCAATAAGCGCCGGTATTCGTCAGGCCGTTATCTCATTTGTGGGCACAATTGCCAGCGCTTATATTACTGCTTATATTATTACTAAGCTAGCTAACAAATTTGAATCAAAAGGCGACTTTAACAAAGCCTTCCAACTAGTTGCATATTCTTATACTCCGATGGGGGTAGCCGGAATTTTATATATATTCCCGGCATTAAGTTCATTTGCAGCAATTCTGGGATTGTATGGTTTGTATATTTTGTATGTAGGAATAGCCCCCATGATGAAAACGCCCGAAGAAAAAATCACTCCTTACTTTCTATCAACTATTATCAGCGTTATACTTATTTTCTTATTACTCTCAATGGTGCTTGGCGCATTATATATTTAG